In Rahnella sikkimica, the following are encoded in one genomic region:
- the dadX gene encoding catabolic alanine racemase DadX, producing the protein MPRPISATLSLSALSQNLNVIRGFAPNSKVWSVVKANGYGHGIPRIWKSLSGTDGFALLDFNEAIFLRESGWQGPILLLEGFFSPADVITIDHYRLTTSVHSDWQIQALAKASLSQPVNVYLKVNSGMNRLGFAPARVSDVWHQLRELKQVGEITLMSHFATADSVEGVDAQMAAVNLAGQNISGPRCLANSAATLWHPSTHYDWIRPGIILYGASPSGQWQDIAQTGLQPVMTLNSELIAVQALHAGDRVGYGGRYRAAQPQRVGVVACGYADGYPRHAPSGTPVWVDGVRTKTVGTVSMDMLAVDLTPCPQAQIGAPVELWGNHLPVDDVATAAGTLGYELLSALAPRVPVTTAG; encoded by the coding sequence ATGCCTCGCCCGATTTCAGCCACTTTATCTCTGTCTGCGTTATCCCAAAATCTCAATGTCATCCGGGGTTTTGCCCCCAACAGCAAGGTCTGGTCGGTGGTGAAAGCCAACGGATACGGCCACGGAATTCCCCGTATCTGGAAAAGCCTGTCGGGTACCGATGGTTTCGCGTTACTCGATTTCAACGAAGCGATATTCCTGCGTGAATCCGGCTGGCAGGGGCCGATCCTGCTGCTGGAAGGTTTCTTTTCTCCCGCTGATGTAATCACGATTGACCATTACCGGCTGACGACGTCAGTACACAGCGACTGGCAAATTCAGGCGCTGGCAAAGGCCAGTCTCAGCCAGCCGGTGAACGTTTATCTGAAAGTAAACAGCGGTATGAACCGTCTGGGTTTTGCGCCAGCGCGCGTCAGTGATGTCTGGCATCAGCTGCGTGAACTGAAGCAGGTCGGGGAAATCACGCTGATGAGCCACTTCGCCACGGCTGACAGCGTGGAAGGCGTGGATGCTCAGATGGCGGCGGTGAATCTGGCGGGGCAAAACATCTCCGGCCCGCGCTGTCTTGCCAACTCAGCTGCGACGCTCTGGCATCCGTCGACACATTATGACTGGATCCGTCCGGGGATTATTTTGTACGGCGCGTCACCGAGCGGGCAGTGGCAGGACATCGCCCAAACCGGTTTGCAGCCGGTGATGACGCTCAATAGTGAGCTGATTGCTGTGCAGGCGCTTCATGCCGGTGACCGCGTCGGGTATGGCGGGCGTTACCGTGCCGCACAACCGCAGCGTGTGGGCGTGGTGGCCTGTGGTTATGCAGACGGTTATCCGCGACACGCGCCTTCCGGCACGCCGGTTTGGGTGGATGGCGTGAGGACAAAAACGGTAGGAACGGTTTCGATGGATATGCTGGCGGTGGATTTAACGCCGTGTCCGCAGGCGCAGATCGGTGCGCCGGTCGAACTGTGGGGTAATCATCTGCCGGTGGATGATGTGGCGACGGCAGCCGGTACACTGGGCTACGAGCTGCTGAGTGCGCTCGCGCCGCGCGTACCGGTCACCACCGCCGGGTAA
- a CDS encoding D-amino acid dehydrogenase, with protein MRVVILGSGVVGVASAWYLAKAGHDVTVIDRQSGPAEETSAGNAGQISPGYAAPWAAPGVPVKAIKWMFQKHAPLAIRLDGTQFQLKWMWQMLRNCDMNHYQTNKSRMVRLAEYSRDCMKTLREETGIQYEGRQGGTLQLFRTAQQFESAAKDIAVLEDAGVPYQLLGSSQLATAEPALAQVAHKLTGGLRLPNDETGDCQLFTRTLAEMARQAGVKFEFNRTVDKLHVDNGEITGVQCGDDLVKADAYVVAFGSYSTSLLADLVSIPVYPLKGYSLTIPITDPASAPVSTVLDETYKIAITRFDNRIRVGGMAEIVGFNLKLAQARRETLEMVVKDLYPNGGNVEAATFWTGLRPMTPDGTPIVGRTRIKNLYLNTGHGTLGWTMACGSGQLLSDIMSGVTPAIPSDDLSVERYSPGFIARPAGPHKMHPVA; from the coding sequence ATGCGTGTGGTGATTTTAGGCAGTGGTGTGGTCGGCGTCGCCAGTGCATGGTATCTGGCGAAAGCGGGACATGATGTGACGGTTATCGACCGTCAGTCCGGGCCTGCGGAAGAAACCAGCGCGGGCAATGCGGGGCAGATCTCACCGGGCTACGCTGCGCCATGGGCGGCTCCGGGTGTTCCGGTTAAAGCAATCAAATGGATGTTCCAGAAGCATGCGCCGCTGGCAATCCGTCTGGACGGGACGCAGTTCCAGCTCAAATGGATGTGGCAGATGCTGCGTAACTGCGACATGAACCACTACCAGACCAACAAAAGCCGCATGGTTCGTCTGGCGGAATACAGCCGTGACTGCATGAAAACGTTGCGCGAAGAAACAGGCATTCAGTACGAAGGCCGTCAGGGCGGTACGTTGCAGCTGTTCCGTACGGCACAGCAGTTTGAGAGCGCGGCGAAAGATATCGCGGTGCTCGAAGACGCCGGCGTGCCCTATCAGTTGCTGGGATCCAGCCAGCTGGCAACCGCAGAACCGGCGCTGGCGCAGGTCGCGCACAAACTAACGGGCGGTCTGCGTTTGCCCAACGATGAAACCGGCGACTGTCAGCTGTTCACCCGCACGCTGGCGGAAATGGCGCGTCAGGCTGGCGTGAAATTCGAGTTCAACCGGACGGTCGATAAGCTGCATGTCGACAACGGCGAGATTACCGGTGTCCAGTGTGGCGACGATCTGGTGAAAGCGGATGCTTATGTGGTGGCGTTTGGCTCGTATTCTACTTCGCTGCTGGCGGATCTGGTTTCCATTCCGGTGTATCCGCTGAAAGGCTATTCGCTGACGATTCCGATCACTGACCCGGCTTCTGCGCCGGTTTCAACCGTGCTGGATGAGACTTATAAAATTGCGATTACGCGTTTCGATAATCGCATCCGTGTAGGCGGGATGGCGGAAATTGTTGGCTTCAATCTGAAGCTGGCGCAGGCGCGCCGTGAAACGCTGGAGATGGTGGTGAAAGATCTCTACCCGAACGGCGGTAACGTTGAGGCGGCGACTTTCTGGACCGGTTTGCGGCCAATGACGCCTGACGGTACGCCGATTGTCGGCCGTACGCGCATCAAAAATCTGTATCTGAACACCGGCCACGGCACGCTCGGCTGGACGATGGCCTGCGGTTCCGGCCAGCTGTTATCTGACATTATGTCCGGCGTGACTCCGGCAATTCCTTCTGATGATTTATCGGTTGAGCGCTACAGCCCTGGCTTTATCGCCCGTCCGGCTGGCCCGCATAAAATGCATCCGGTGGCATAA
- the nhaB gene encoding sodium/proton antiporter NhaB, with protein sequence MDTTFRHAFIKNFLGQSPGWYKIAILVFLIINPLVFFLVSPFLAGWLLMVEFIFTLGMALKCYPLQPGGLLAIEAVMMGMTSAARVREEVEGNLEVLLLLIFMVAGIYFMKQLLLTVFTKLLLNLRSKIALSLAFCFAAAFLSAFLDALTVIAVVISVSVGFYSIYHNVASGQDKNADASAVLEQFRAFLRSLMMHAGVGTALGGVMTMVGEPQNLIIAKAAGWQFTDFLIRMSPVSVPVFICGFIVCALVERFRLFGYGAQLPQPVYEVLKKYDQKNTENSTRQERIKLAVQALIGVWLIIALAFHLAEVGLIGLSVIIFATAFCGVTDEHAIGKAFQDSLPFTALLVVFFAIVAVIVDQHLFSPIVNFVLQSAPASQLSLFYLFNGLLSSVSDNVFVGTVYINEAKSALESGAISLKQFEMLAVAINTGTNLPSVATPNGQAAFLFLLTSALAPLIRLSYGRMVWMALPYTIVMTLAGLLCVQFLLPEMTQWYSDMGWLTLG encoded by the coding sequence ATGGATACAACCTTCCGCCACGCATTTATTAAAAACTTTCTTGGACAATCGCCGGGCTGGTACAAAATTGCCATTCTGGTTTTTCTGATTATTAATCCGCTGGTGTTCTTTCTGGTCAGCCCGTTCTTAGCGGGCTGGTTGCTGATGGTCGAATTCATCTTCACGCTCGGGATGGCGCTGAAATGCTACCCGCTGCAACCTGGCGGCTTGCTGGCCATCGAAGCCGTGATGATGGGCATGACCAGCGCCGCAAGAGTTCGCGAAGAAGTCGAGGGCAACCTTGAAGTGCTCTTGTTGCTGATTTTCATGGTCGCCGGCATCTACTTCATGAAACAACTTTTGTTGACGGTTTTCACCAAACTCCTGCTGAACCTGCGTAGTAAAATCGCCCTTTCGCTGGCGTTTTGTTTCGCCGCCGCGTTTCTATCTGCCTTCCTCGATGCGCTGACGGTGATTGCCGTGGTGATCAGCGTTTCTGTCGGTTTCTATTCGATTTATCACAACGTTGCGTCAGGCCAGGACAAAAATGCGGATGCCAGTGCGGTTCTGGAACAGTTCCGCGCATTTTTACGCAGCCTGATGATGCACGCTGGCGTCGGCACCGCGCTGGGCGGCGTGATGACAATGGTCGGCGAGCCGCAAAACCTGATCATCGCCAAAGCGGCCGGATGGCAGTTCACCGACTTTCTGATCCGTATGTCGCCGGTCAGCGTGCCGGTGTTCATCTGCGGCTTTATTGTTTGCGCGCTGGTCGAGCGTTTCCGGTTGTTTGGTTATGGCGCGCAATTGCCGCAGCCTGTCTACGAGGTTCTTAAGAAGTACGATCAGAAAAACACCGAAAACAGTACCCGTCAGGAACGCATTAAACTGGCCGTGCAGGCGCTGATTGGCGTCTGGCTGATTATCGCGCTGGCGTTTCATCTGGCCGAAGTCGGGCTGATCGGACTGTCCGTGATTATCTTCGCGACGGCATTTTGCGGCGTGACGGACGAACATGCGATCGGCAAAGCGTTTCAGGACTCCCTGCCGTTTACCGCGCTGCTGGTGGTCTTTTTTGCCATCGTGGCCGTCATTGTTGATCAGCATTTGTTCAGCCCGATTGTGAATTTTGTGCTGCAATCTGCGCCCGCCAGTCAGCTTTCGCTGTTCTATTTGTTCAACGGTCTGCTTTCTTCAGTTTCCGATAATGTGTTTGTCGGCACGGTCTACATCAACGAAGCGAAATCAGCGCTGGAAAGCGGTGCCATCAGCCTGAAACAGTTTGAGATGCTGGCAGTCGCCATTAACACCGGCACGAACCTGCCTTCCGTCGCGACACCCAACGGCCAGGCGGCATTTCTGTTTTTGCTGACATCCGCCCTTGCGCCACTTATCCGCCTTTCGTATGGCCGGATGGTGTGGATGGCGCTGCCTTACACGATTGTGATGACGCTCGCAGGTCTGCTTTGTGTGCAATTCCTGCTGCCGGAAATGACGCAGTGGTACAGCGATATGGGCTGGCTGACGCTTGGGTAG
- a CDS encoding alpha/beta fold hydrolase produces the protein MNNSNFLKLKDGTQLFYKDWGSGQPVVFSHGWPLSGDAFEDQMLFLADKGYRVIAHDRRGHGRSSQPWDGHNMDQYGDDLAELAAHLDLKEAVHIGHSTGGGEVARYIGRHGTARVAKAVLIGAVPPIMIKTDFNPSGLPLSVFDGIRDGVKQDRSQFFLDLPDAFFGFNRPGAKISEGLRQSFWRQGMQASIKALYDCVKAFSETDQREDLKKMTIPTLVIYGDDDQIVPPASSSEAALKLLPHGKGKVYPGASHGLCSTHKDQINEDLLEFIRS, from the coding sequence GTGAATAACTCAAACTTTCTGAAGCTCAAAGATGGCACGCAACTGTTTTATAAGGACTGGGGAAGCGGTCAGCCCGTGGTTTTCAGTCATGGCTGGCCGTTATCTGGCGATGCGTTCGAAGATCAGATGCTGTTTCTGGCGGATAAAGGTTACCGTGTGATTGCGCACGACCGCCGCGGCCATGGCCGTTCCTCGCAGCCGTGGGACGGACACAATATGGATCAATATGGCGATGATCTGGCCGAACTCGCCGCCCACTTAGATCTGAAAGAAGCGGTTCACATCGGGCATTCAACCGGCGGCGGTGAAGTGGCGCGTTACATCGGCCGCCACGGTACGGCGCGCGTCGCCAAAGCCGTGCTGATTGGCGCGGTGCCGCCGATTATGATCAAAACAGATTTCAATCCGTCCGGATTGCCACTTTCTGTGTTCGACGGTATCCGTGACGGCGTAAAACAAGACCGTTCGCAGTTTTTCCTGGATTTGCCGGATGCCTTTTTCGGCTTTAACCGGCCAGGTGCAAAAATTTCAGAAGGTTTGCGTCAGAGCTTCTGGCGTCAGGGCATGCAGGCCTCGATAAAAGCACTTTATGATTGCGTGAAAGCTTTCTCTGAAACCGACCAGCGCGAAGACCTGAAAAAGATGACCATTCCGACGCTGGTGATTTACGGTGACGATGACCAGATTGTGCCGCCGGCCTCTTCCAGCGAAGCCGCACTCAAGCTTCTGCCACACGGGAAAGGCAAAGTCTATCCGGGTGCATCGCACGGTTTATGCAGTACACATAAAGATCAGATTAATGAAGATTTATTAGAGTTTATCCGCAGCTAA
- a CDS encoding multidrug effflux MFS transporter: MQKFLFLLLSMVLLGPLGIDLYLPAIPAIALGLQSSEAVIQSSISLFILVMGLGQLVAGPLVDKFGRRPIAIIGIVVYLAGAIIAATSVAPWMFLFSRVVQGLAVCCTSVVIFSGVRDRMSGNDAARAYGFLNGTLNIIPALAPLIGGLIAQYYGWRAPFWALAGYTVAVMLLVIFKLPETRPADTQTNSGLPFRQYARILSDSRFITFAAVNAGAMGMALTYVSLAPTVLMNVAGLTPLEFSIVFGANGFWIMAVSFIANRIIRKVGRPACLKTGGILMFAGCLGLVAGITLMPAAEQTATWLYMLPVASACAGLAFLMGPATSYALEPFSSEAGVASALVGSVQMAGGALLGFIAMALPLQPKLSVALVMLAGGCLAMLARRASKKSTGQLTRLEN, translated from the coding sequence ATGCAAAAATTCCTTTTCCTGCTGCTGAGCATGGTGTTGCTCGGCCCTCTGGGTATCGATCTGTACCTGCCCGCCATCCCGGCGATTGCCCTCGGTTTGCAAAGTTCCGAAGCGGTAATTCAGTCTTCGATTTCGTTATTCATTCTGGTGATGGGATTAGGGCAACTGGTCGCTGGCCCGCTGGTGGACAAATTTGGACGCCGTCCGATCGCGATTATCGGCATCGTGGTCTATCTGGCAGGCGCGATAATCGCGGCAACATCGGTTGCGCCGTGGATGTTCCTGTTCTCCCGTGTGGTTCAGGGGCTGGCCGTGTGCTGCACGTCGGTGGTGATTTTCAGCGGTGTACGTGACCGCATGAGTGGCAACGACGCTGCCCGCGCCTACGGTTTCCTCAACGGGACGCTCAATATCATTCCCGCACTTGCACCGCTGATTGGCGGCCTGATTGCGCAATATTATGGCTGGCGTGCGCCATTCTGGGCGCTGGCCGGTTATACCGTGGCGGTCATGCTGCTGGTCATTTTCAAACTGCCGGAGACCCGCCCGGCGGATACGCAAACTAACTCCGGCCTGCCGTTTCGCCAGTACGCGCGGATCCTGTCGGATTCACGTTTCATCACTTTCGCCGCAGTTAACGCCGGTGCGATGGGTATGGCGCTGACCTATGTCTCGCTGGCACCGACCGTGCTGATGAACGTCGCCGGGCTCACACCGCTGGAGTTTTCTATCGTATTTGGCGCAAATGGCTTCTGGATTATGGCGGTGAGTTTTATTGCTAACCGTATTATCCGCAAAGTGGGACGTCCGGCGTGCCTGAAAACCGGCGGTATCCTGATGTTTGCCGGTTGCCTGGGGCTGGTTGCGGGGATCACGCTGATGCCTGCCGCAGAACAAACCGCGACCTGGCTGTATATGCTGCCGGTTGCCAGCGCCTGTGCGGGTTTAGCGTTCCTGATGGGGCCAGCCACCAGCTATGCGCTGGAGCCGTTCTCAAGTGAAGCCGGTGTGGCGTCTGCGCTGGTCGGTTCGGTGCAGATGGCGGGCGGTGCATTGCTGGGTTTTATTGCGATGGCGTTGCCGTTACAACCCAAGCTGAGCGTTGCGCTGGTGATGCTGGCGGGAGGATGTCTGGCAATGCTGGCACGTCGTGCCAGTAAGAAATCGACGGGTCAGCTGACCCGTCTGGAAAACTAA
- the nadE gene encoding ammonia-dependent NAD(+) synthetase: protein MALQKEIIQALHVKPHIDAGQEIRVSVDFLKSYLLAHPFIRTLVLGISGGQDSTLTGKLCQTAISELRAETKEDDYQFIAIRLPYGVQADESDCQDAITFIQPDQVLTVNIKNAVLASEATLREIGIELSDFIKGNEKARERMKAQYSIAGMKKGVVVGTDHAAEAVTGFFTKYGDGGTDINPIFRLNKRQGKALLKTLGCPEHLYTKAPTADLEENRPSLPDEVALGVTYELIDDYLEGKKVDDSVAAIIEGWYVRTEHKRQPPITVFDDFWKKK from the coding sequence ATGGCTTTACAAAAAGAGATTATTCAGGCTCTGCACGTTAAACCGCACATCGATGCCGGACAGGAAATCCGTGTCAGCGTCGATTTTCTCAAAAGTTATCTGCTGGCCCACCCGTTCATCAGGACACTGGTTCTGGGTATCAGCGGCGGGCAAGATTCTACTCTTACCGGCAAACTTTGCCAAACGGCAATTAGCGAATTACGTGCGGAAACAAAAGAAGACGACTATCAGTTCATCGCCATCCGTTTGCCGTATGGCGTACAGGCTGACGAGTCCGACTGTCAGGACGCCATCACTTTTATTCAGCCCGATCAGGTTCTGACCGTAAATATTAAAAATGCGGTCCTGGCGAGCGAAGCGACTTTACGTGAAATTGGCATCGAACTGAGCGATTTCATTAAAGGCAATGAGAAAGCGCGTGAACGCATGAAAGCCCAGTACAGCATCGCCGGAATGAAAAAAGGCGTTGTTGTCGGCACCGACCATGCGGCGGAAGCCGTCACCGGTTTCTTCACCAAATACGGCGATGGCGGCACGGATATCAACCCGATTTTCCGTCTGAACAAACGTCAGGGTAAAGCGCTGCTCAAAACACTGGGCTGCCCGGAACATCTGTACACCAAAGCGCCGACTGCGGATCTGGAAGAAAACCGCCCTTCTTTGCCCGATGAAGTTGCGCTGGGCGTAACCTACGAGCTGATCGACGATTATCTCGAAGGCAAAAAAGTGGACGACAGCGTCGCGGCGATTATCGAAGGCTGGTATGTGCGCACTGAACATAAACGTCAGCCGCCGATCACGGTGTTCGATGATTTCTGGAAGAAGAAGTAA
- a CDS encoding SpoVR family protein, producing MTTVTQKKKTEDKRLSDGPDWTFELLQTYLEEIDRVAKSYRLETYPHQIEIITSEQMMDAYSSIGMPINYTHWSFGKKFIETEQLYKHGQQGLAYEIVINSNPCIAYLMEENTITMQALVIAHACYGHNSFFKNNYLFKSWTDASSIVDYLLFAKRYISECEERYGVDEVERLLDSCHALMNYGVDRYKRPQKISLQEELARQKSREEYLQSQVNTLWKTLPRKDSVDAPEQARRFPSEPQENLLYFMEKNAPLLESWQREILRIVRKISQYFYPQKQTQVMNEGWATFWHYTILNHLYDEGKVSDRFILEFLHSHTNVVFQPPYNSPYYSGINPYALGFAMFQDIKRICQEPTEEDRYWFPDIAGSDWLTTLHFAMRDFKDESFISQFLSPKVMRDFRLFTVLDDDHNNYLEIAAIHNEEGYRAIRQELSAQYNLSNHEPNIQVWNVDLRGDRSLTLRYIPQDRAPLDKSRREVMKHVHRLWGFDVFIEQLNEDGSVELLERCPPRPTPL from the coding sequence ATGACGACAGTGACCCAAAAGAAAAAAACTGAGGACAAACGTCTTAGCGATGGACCGGACTGGACGTTTGAGTTACTGCAAACCTATCTCGAAGAAATTGACCGGGTCGCCAAGTCGTACCGGCTGGAGACGTATCCGCATCAAATCGAGATCATCACTTCTGAACAAATGATGGATGCTTATTCCAGCATCGGCATGCCCATCAATTACACACACTGGTCGTTCGGCAAGAAATTCATTGAAACCGAGCAACTGTATAAACACGGCCAGCAAGGTCTGGCATACGAAATCGTCATCAATTCCAACCCATGTATCGCCTATCTGATGGAAGAAAACACCATCACGATGCAGGCGCTGGTCATTGCGCACGCCTGCTACGGCCATAACTCTTTCTTCAAAAATAACTATCTGTTTAAAAGCTGGACCGACGCCAGTTCGATTGTCGATTACCTGCTGTTTGCCAAACGCTATATCAGCGAATGCGAAGAGCGTTATGGCGTCGATGAAGTCGAACGGCTGCTCGATTCCTGCCATGCGCTGATGAATTATGGCGTTGACCGCTATAAACGCCCGCAGAAAATTTCGCTGCAGGAAGAACTGGCGCGGCAGAAAAGCCGCGAAGAGTATCTGCAAAGTCAGGTGAATACATTGTGGAAAACGCTGCCGCGCAAAGACAGCGTGGATGCCCCGGAACAGGCACGACGCTTCCCGTCTGAACCGCAGGAAAATCTGCTGTATTTCATGGAAAAAAACGCGCCGCTGCTGGAATCCTGGCAACGTGAAATTTTGCGCATCGTGCGTAAAATCAGCCAGTATTTCTATCCGCAGAAACAGACTCAGGTCATGAACGAAGGCTGGGCGACGTTCTGGCACTACACCATTTTGAATCATCTGTACGACGAGGGAAAAGTCTCGGATCGTTTCATTCTGGAGTTCCTGCACAGCCATACCAATGTGGTCTTTCAGCCACCGTATAACAGCCCGTATTACAGCGGGATCAACCCGTATGCGCTGGGCTTTGCGATGTTCCAGGATATCAAACGTATCTGTCAGGAACCGACTGAAGAGGACCGTTACTGGTTCCCGGATATTGCCGGTTCGGACTGGCTGACGACACTGCATTTCGCAATGCGGGATTTCAAAGATGAAAGCTTCATCAGTCAGTTCCTGTCGCCAAAAGTGATGCGTGATTTCCGTCTGTTTACCGTGCTCGATGACGATCACAATAATTATCTGGAAATTGCGGCGATTCATAATGAGGAAGGTTATCGTGCGATACGTCAGGAATTGTCGGCGCAATATAATCTGAGCAATCACGAGCCAAATATTCAGGTCTGGAACGTTGATTTGCGCGGTGACCGTTCGCTGACGTTGCGTTATATCCCGCAAGATCGCGCGCCGCTGGATAAGAGCCGTCGTGAAGTGATGAAGCACGTTCACCGTCTGTGGGGTTTCGATGTGTTTATCGAGCAACTCAACGAAGACGGCAGCGTGGAACTGCTGGAGCGTTGCCCGCCACGCCCAACGCCGCTCTGA
- a CDS encoding DUF481 domain-containing protein, with the protein MFFRVVRRLPACAVICGAALFSISSLADTTIFTSLDDPAQAKKPFVGNVQAGYSAQTGNTSNSTLNADTTMTWFDTNTAYSLWGSARNTSSSGVRSSEKYQAGGRTRYNLDSANYLFGQASWLSDRYNGYRSRDVATVGYGRQIWSGPVHTLNLEAGPGVRHDEFEQGGNTTRALAYGSGTYGYQISDTARFTQGFSVLANDETTLNSETALTVAINSHFSLKVAYDVTYNTKPPASAPDKTDTVTSVNLVYGM; encoded by the coding sequence ATGTTTTTTCGGGTTGTACGTCGTTTACCAGCTTGTGCCGTAATTTGCGGTGCAGCGCTGTTCAGTATTTCAAGCCTTGCAGACACCACAATTTTCACCTCGCTCGATGATCCTGCTCAGGCGAAGAAGCCTTTCGTAGGCAATGTGCAGGCGGGTTACAGTGCACAAACCGGTAACACCAGCAACTCCACGCTGAATGCTGATACCACAATGACCTGGTTTGATACCAACACGGCTTACAGCCTGTGGGGTTCAGCGCGCAACACCTCTTCTTCCGGTGTCCGTTCATCCGAGAAGTATCAGGCCGGTGGTCGTACCCGTTATAATCTGGATAGCGCGAACTACCTCTTTGGTCAGGCGAGCTGGTTGAGTGACCGCTACAACGGTTATCGCTCGCGCGATGTGGCAACCGTCGGTTACGGTCGTCAGATCTGGAGTGGTCCGGTTCATACCCTGAATCTGGAAGCCGGTCCGGGTGTTCGTCATGATGAATTCGAGCAGGGCGGAAACACCACCCGTGCTCTTGCCTACGGTTCCGGTACTTACGGTTACCAGATCAGCGATACCGCGCGTTTCACTCAGGGCTTCTCAGTATTAGCCAACGATGAAACCACGCTGAACTCAGAAACTGCGCTGACTGTGGCTATCAATAGCCACTTCTCGCTGAAAGTTGCGTATGACGTGACGTACAACACCAAACCACCAGCGAGTGCGCCGGATAAAACCGACACCGTCACTTCTGTGAATCTGGTCTACGGCATGTAA
- the fadR gene encoding fatty acid metabolism transcriptional regulator FadR, whose protein sequence is MVIKAQSPAGFAEEYIIESIWNSRFPPGSILPAERELSELIGVTRTTLREVLQRLARDGWLTIQHGKPTKVNNFWETSGLNILETLARLDHDSVPQLIDNLLSVRTNIATIFIRKAMRTNPEETQQVLAKAAEVEDHAEAFTALDYGIFRGLAFASGNPIYGLIINGLRGLYTRVGRYYFSNPEARKLAINFYKKLSDICHEKSYELIVDCVRNYGRQSGEIWHSMQGNMPGDLTDQKR, encoded by the coding sequence ATGGTTATTAAGGCACAAAGTCCTGCCGGTTTTGCCGAAGAGTACATCATTGAAAGTATCTGGAACAGCCGGTTCCCGCCGGGGTCAATCTTACCTGCGGAGCGCGAACTTTCAGAACTCATTGGCGTAACCCGAACCACATTACGTGAGGTTTTACAACGTCTTGCCCGTGATGGCTGGCTGACTATTCAGCACGGTAAACCGACAAAAGTGAACAACTTCTGGGAAACCTCGGGTCTGAATATTCTGGAAACACTGGCGCGTCTTGATCACGACAGCGTTCCTCAGCTTATTGATAATCTGCTGTCGGTGCGTACCAATATCGCGACCATTTTCATTCGCAAAGCGATGCGCACGAATCCCGAAGAAACGCAGCAGGTGCTGGCGAAAGCGGCCGAAGTGGAAGATCATGCCGAAGCCTTTACAGCGCTGGATTACGGTATTTTCCGCGGTCTGGCGTTTGCCTCCGGCAACCCGATTTACGGTCTGATTATTAACGGACTACGCGGTCTGTATACGCGCGTTGGCCGTTATTATTTCTCCAACCCTGAAGCGCGCAAGCTGGCGATCAACTTCTATAAGAAACTGTCGGATATCTGCCACGAAAAAAGTTACGAGCTGATTGTGGATTGTGTGCGTAATTATGGGCGTCAGAGCGGTGAAATCTGGCACAGTATGCAGGGCAACATGCCGGGCGATCTGACCGACCAGAAACGCTGA